Below is a genomic region from Rhabdothermincola sediminis.
GCGGCGCTCGTCACCGAGTTCATCCCCCGGGGCACGGAGGTGCTGCTCAACAACGATCTGCAGGGTGCCCAGCAACTGATCGAGGACGACGACATCCTCGACGAGCTGGCGGTGGACATCGAGGACCGCTGTTACCACATCCTGGCTCTCAAGCAGCCCATGGCGAGCGATCTGCGCTCGATCGTGACGGCCATCCGTCTGGCCTCGGAGCTGGAGCGCTCCGGCGACCTGATGGTCAACGTCGCCAAAGGGGCTCGCCGGATCTATGGCGCGCAGTTCGACCCCAAGCTCCGTGGGCTCATCGAACGGATGAGCGAAGAAGCCCAAAGGCTGTTCCGGTTGGCCATCGACGCCTACGTCGAGCACAACGCTGGGCTGGCAGCGGCGCTCGACGATATGGACGACCAGCTCGATGCCCTCCACAAGGACTACATCCAGGCCATCTTCGAATCCCATCACACCGGCTCGATCGATCTCGAAGCGGCGGTGCAGCTCGCGCTGATTGGCCGGTACTACGAGCGCATCGGCGACCATGCCGTCAACATCGGCACCCGGGTGCAGTACATGGTGACGGGCTGGCTACCCGAGCATGGTGGTGCGGCACGGGCCAAAGCTCGTGCCGCTGCCCGGCAGGCGCTGGGTTCGGACGAGGTCGCTGAGGCTGACGGCGACGGACCATGACCGCCTTCGTGTTCGGTTGTCTCGCGGGGCTGCTCACGGGGGCGACGCTGACTTGGCTCCTCGTCGCCAAGGGGCGGGAGCGGCGGATGAGCGTTGCGTTGGAAGCAGCCATCGATCGCCTGGCAGGTGGCCCACCGTCAGCGCCGGCGGAGCGCGGCCTGCCTGGCGCCATGGGCAGGCTGAACCGAGCAGTTGAGGAGGCACTGGCGGTGCTCGACGAGGCTGCTGACTTGCAGAGCACGCTGGAACGAGCGCTCGACGCCATCCCCCAAGGGGTGGTGATCGCGGACGAGACGGGCGGGCTGGTCTTCCAGAACGAGGTGGCGTCCGCGTTCGCAGGGGCGCGCCACGCGGACGCCCTCGTGCAGGCCGCGGTCGACGAGCTGGTCGCCGAGGCGATGGCCGGTCGGGGCGGCAATCGGGTCCTGGACCTGTTCGGGCCACCTCGGCGGACGCTGGCTATCGAGGCCGTCCCGCTCCCGTCCATGCGCGGGATCGGCGCATTGGCGGTGATCGAGGACATCTCCGAACGGCGACGTCTCGAGGCCGTGCGGCGCGACTTCGTCGCCAACATTAGCCACGAGCTCAAGACCCCCGTCGGTGCCTTGGGCTTGCTGGCCGAGACGCTGCTCTCGGAGGAGGATCCAGCCGTCCGCCAGCGCCTCGCGGAGCGGATCCAGACCGAAGCGTTACGGGTCGGGCGCACGATCGAGGACTTGCTCGAGCTCAGCCGGATCGAGAGCAGTGAGTTGCCGCACCGCCATCCGGTGCCTGTCCACCTGGTGCTGGCCGAAGCGGTCGAGCGCATCCGCCCCGCGGCCGAGCAGGCCGGCATCGGCATCCATGTCGAGGAGCCGTCCCATCGGCTCGCCGTCCTCGGGGATCGCCGCCAGCTCGTGTCTGCGCTCTACAACCTGCTCGACAACGCGGTGAAGTACTCCGATCGGGGCTCGACGGTGGAGGTGTGGGCCGGCACGGACGGCATCGACGTGGAGATCGCCGTCCGTGACCACGGCATTGGGATCCCCGCGGGCGACCTCGAGCGGGTGTTCGAGCGCTTCTACCGGGTCGACCACGCGCGCAGCCGCCAGACTGGGGGTACCGGCCTCGGGTTGGCGATCGTCCGCCACGTGGTCAACAACCACGCGGGATCGGTGCACGTCGAGTCGCGGTTGGGGGAGGGCTCCACGTTCACGCTCCGCTTGCCGACCGCGAGCGGGCCCGTGGCCCTCGATCCCCCTCGTGATGGTGCAGACGACCGGGCGGAGGTCGGATGACCGCCCGGGTGGGCTGCGCGGACGACCCGATGAGCGACCGTTGAGCAGAGAGGTGGACAGGTAGAGATGGGTCGGGCAACGTCGGTCCTGCTGGTCGAGGACGAGGATTCCTTCGTCGAGGCCTTGACCATCGGGCTCAGTCGGGAAGGCTTCGAGGTCAGCGTCGCCCGCGACGGGGCCGAGGCGCTGGACATGTTCGACGACCTCAAGCCCGATCTGGTGCTGCTCGACGTGATGCTGCCCAAGGTGTCCGGCGTCGACGTCTGCCGCGAGCTGCGGTCGCGTTCGGACGTCCCGATCATCATGGTGACCGCGAAGGGCGCGGAGATCGACACGGTGGTCGGGCTGGAGGTGGGCGCCGACGACTACGTCAGCAAGCCCTACCGCCTGCGGGAGCTGGTGGCCCGTATGCGGGCCGTGCTGCGGAGGCGCAGCGGCGTCGACCTCCCTCGCCTGCTCCCGGGGGAGGAGGGCGAGGACGTCGTCTCGGTGGGTGACGTCACCGTCGATCACCTGCGTCACGAGGTGACGGTTCGGGGCCAGGAGGTACGCCTCCCACTCAAGGAGTTCGAGCTGCTCTCGCTCCTCCTCGAGAATGCCGGCCGGGTGCTCACCCGGGACGTGTTGATCGACCGGGTCTGGGGGACCGACTACGTCGGTGACACCAAGACCCTCGACGTGCACATCAAGCGCTTGCGATCGAAGATCGAGGAGGACCCGGCGCACCCCGTCAGGATCGTGACGATCCGTGGGCTCGGGTACAAGTACGAGGCCCCGCGGAGCTGACGCCGCTCCTACGATGGGTCGAGTGACGGCCCTGCCTGGCTCCGCGATCCCCGGTTCGCGGGACCCGCGCCGCCCGTTCGCGACCTCACCCTTCGCTCGGCTGGCCCGCACCCATGCCCTCGGGGTGGCGGGCGACGCGCTCTTCGCCATCGCCTTGGCCGGGTCGGTGTTCTTCGCCCTCGATTTCAGCGCCGCCCGGTACCGGGTCGCGCTCTACCTGCTGCTCACGATCGCTCCCTTCGCGGTGGCCGCCCCCCTCATCGGGCCCGCACTGGACCGGGTGCGGGGTGGCCGGCGCTGGGTGATCGTGGGCTCCATGGTGGCGCGGGCAGTCCTGTGCTTCCTGGTCATCCGCCACCTCGACAGCATCCTGTTCTACCCAGAGGCCTTCCTGATGCTGGTGCTGGGCAAGGCCTACACGATCTCCAAGAGCGCGGTGGTGCCCACCACCGTCCGGTCCGACCGCGAGCTGGTGGAGGCCAACTCGAAGTTGACAGTGCTCTCGGCCATCGCTGTGGTGGTCGCGGTGCTGCCGGGGGGGCTGCTGTTCAAGCTGGGAGGCCCCGGCTGGACGCTCGGTCTCGCGCTCATCGCGTTCGCCGCGGCGACGGCGATGGCCTTGCAGTTGCCGCCCGCCAAGGTCGCGCTGGAACCACCCGGCGAGATCGAGCGGATGGAGCTGCGAAGCGCGGCCATCTTCCTGGCGTCGGTCGCGATGGGGGCCGTGCGGGGCATCGTCGGCTTCCTGGTCTTCATGCTGGCCTTCGACTTCAAGAACCAGGGGGCGCCGGCATGGCATCTGGGCCTGGCTGCCGCGGCCGCCCAGCTCGGCTTCTTCCTCGGCGCGGTCGCCGCGCCCCGCTTGCGGAAGCTGGCCGACGAGGAGCAGATCCTCGCGGCCAGCCTCGTCGTCACCAGTATCGGTGGGCTGCTGTGCGCGTTCATCGGAGGGGTGCCGGCGGCGGCACTGCTCCCCATGATCGTCGGCGCCGCGTCGAGCGCGGCGAAGCAGGCGTTCGACGCGATCATCCAGCGGGACGCCCCGGACGCCAACCGCGGACGGTCCTTCGCCCGCTTCGAGACCCGCTTCCAGCTCTACTGGGTGATCGGCGCCCTGGTCCCGATCGTGATTCCCATCCCCGCGAGGTTGGGCTTCGTGCTGGTGGGCCTGGCAGCCGGTGGAGCCGTGGTCTGGTACGTGGTCGGGCTGTGGCGGGTGAGGCACGGGCACGTCTCGCCCCGCCGACGGGGGGTCCCCCCCAGCCGCGGCCGCGCGCCGTCGACCCCTGGCGAGGTCCCCGACGACCGGACCCGAGCGGGCGAACGGCGGGGCCGCCCGTGGAAGCGGACGCCTCCGGACCAGCCCCCGAGCTGGGAGCCGCCTCCCGGCTTCGTGTCCCGGCGTCTCGACGACCCTGACGTGGAGGAACCGGCCCGGCTCGGGGCTGGTGTCGCGGCGGAGGGCGCGCGGCCGAGCACGTCGGCTCCGGGCCTCCCCGGGACGGACCAGGGTCCCTCGATGGTGCAGCCACCGCTGCCTCTCGACGAGGCCTTCGACTACCCCGAGCCTCCCTGGCGCGAGCCTGAGGAGCGACCCGCACCCTCGAAGGACTGAGAGGGGCGGGTCGCGGAGGTCAGTTCGCGTCGGGGAGCTCGATGCGCGCCAACCAGAGGCCCGGCGCGTCGATCTCGGCGGGAGTGGGCAGCGTGCGCTCCGACTCCCACAGCCGGGCCAGGCCCGAGGGGCCGGCCCGCTCCAGCACGCCCTCCACGAACCGCTCGCCGCGCTCGTACTGCGCCTGCGTGAGCTCGAGGCCGAAGAGCCGCTCCACGAACCGATCGGACGGGCGGGCTTCCACCCGGTGCCGTCGCAGCGCCTCGGTGAGCCGGTGGTAGTCGGCGATGAGCTTCGCTCCCACCTCGTCCATCACATGGTCGACGTAGCCCACGATCGCGGCCAGCAACGCCTCGAGCTGGGGCAGCATCGCTCGTTGTGCCGGGGACTGGATGGCCCCCAGGAGGACCTCAGGATCGCTGAAGAGCGCCTGCAGCTCACCGAGCTGGGAGGGGTCGCTGAGCTCCAGGCCGCCGAGGCGTTCCTCGATCCCACCCTCACTGCCCTCGAAGCCCGAGAGGTACTGGTGGAGCAGCTCCTCCAGGCGTGAGCGTACGTGCCGGACACCGAGCACCGCATGGTGGGCGACCTCCGACAGACAGACCCAGAGCCGCAGGTCGTCACGCTGCAAGCTCCAGGCGTCACCGAACGCGTCGAGGTTGGCAGGCACCACCATCAACTCGTCGCTCGCCGGGCGGGGGATGGGCAGCTCGTACTGGCCGAACGCCCGTCGAGCCAGGTGGCCGACCATGCTGCCCGCGGTCATGCCGAGCATCATCGGACCGATCATCTGCATGAGCGGTGCCATCCACGCCATGGGATCGCCGGTCTCGATCGGGTCCGTGGCCGGCTCGTGGTGCTCGTGGTCCAGCGAGCCGGCGAGCTCCTCGAACAGCGGCCGGTAGGCCTCCAGGGTGCGGAGCGCCCACTGGGCTCGGGTGACCGGCACGATCGCCAGACCCGTGCCGGTCACCGAGGTCGGCAGCCCGGTGGCATCGGCCACGTGCAGCTCCGCGACCCGGGCCAGCTGCTCGATGCTGATCCGATCGATCGGATCGACGTTCGGCTCCGGCTCGCCGCCGGTGGCGATCGACACCGCGAGCTGGCGAGCCGCCTCCCAGGCGACGGGGCCCTGCTGCTGGAACAGCCGCGCGAGATCACCGAAGATCGGCAAGCCCCGGAACGGGTCGCCGCTGCCGAACGGGCTGTCGTCGCGTGATCCGCTCACAAGGGCATCGTAGGCGGGTGCAGGGCATGATTGACGCGTGACCGCCCCGGTTTCCGTGCTCGATCCGCCCACCATGCCTACCGTCATCCTCGGTGGGGGCAGCGTGATCGGACAGCGCCTGCTGAGCCGCCTGTCCGCGGGCAGCGTCGATCTGCGGACGATGCGTGACGGCGCCGTGGATGAGGCGGCCTTCGCCGGTGCGGGGACGCTCATCGTGCTCGGAGCGGGTCGGGGCCCGGATCTGGACGGACGGGGTGGAGCTGAGTTCGATCTCGCCACCGTCCGCGCTGCGCTGGGGGCGGCGACGAAGGCAGGGGTCCGGCAGGTGGTCGTGCTGTCGTCGGCGATGATGTACGGGGCGTGGCCCGACAACCCGGTGCCCCTGACCGAGGACGCGCCTCTGCGGCCCGACCCGCGCCTTCCTGCGGTGACGTCGATGGCGGAGCTCGAGCGCCTGGCTGCGTCCTGGCGCGACGACAACCCGGGCGTGTCGGTCGCGATCCTGCGTCCAGTGGTCATGGTCTCGGCCGAGACGGCCACCTGGTTCCGTCGGTCGCTGTGGCGGAGTGGTGGCCTGCAGGTCGGTGACGCCGATCCCCCTCGCCAGTTCGTGCACGTCGAGGACGTGGTGACGGCACTCGAGGTGGCCTGGCGCGGGCGCCTCGACGGCCCGTTCAACGTCGCCCCGGACGGGTGGCTCACCGCGGAGGTGTGGCACGACCTCGGTGGCTCCACGCCGCGGCTGCGGTTGCCTGCCGGCGCGGTGCGTTGGTTGCGGCGCGTGGGGCTCCGCGCCGGGCTCGGCGATGCACCGCCCGAGTTGCTCTCCTACGCGGTCCACCCGTGGGTCGTCGCGAACGACCGGTTGCGTGCTGCTGGCTGGAAGCCGGCGTTCACCAACGAGGAGGCCTACATCGCCGCGGACCGGGCAGGGCCTCTGCGCTCGATGAGCCCCCGCACTCGCCAGGAGCTGTCGCTGGCCGGTGCCGGCTTGGTGCTCGCCGGGACGGTCCTCGGTCTGGGGTGGCTCCTGCGCCAGCGGCACCGACGTCGGTGAGGATCACGGGCTCTTTGTCGTGAGGGTGACCAGCGTGACGTCCTGCTCGCCGCCTCGCAGGAACGCCAACCGCACGGTGTCCCCGGCGTGGTGAGACCGCACCTCGACGATCAGCTCCGAGATGGTGGTGATCGGCCGGTCGTCGATCCTGGTGACGACGTCGCCGGGGGCCAGGCCGGCCTGCGATGCAGGCGACCCGTCGCTCACCCGGGCCACCTTCACGCCACCGCGGCCGAGCGCGTCGATCTCGGAGTCGGTGAGATCCGTACCTTCGATGCCGAGCCACACCGGCGACACCCGGCCGGTGAGCAGGATCTCGTCCGAAAGGCGCTTCGCCCAGTCGATCGGGGTGGCGAACCGCACCTCGAGACGCTGGCCACGGTCGGTCGAGCCGCCGGAGCGGTTCTCGCCATCGACCTTCCCACCGGATCCTGAGGCGCCGCGCTTGGTCACCACTCCCACGACCGCGCCCGATTCGTCGATGAGGGGTGCCCCCGTGGCCTCCTCCGGGATGCGGAGGTTCGCACGGATCATCCCGTGCATCGAGTCACCGCCGGGTAGGTCCACCCGCTCGCCCAGCCCGCTCACCAGACCGACGCCAACCAACGGCGAGCCCGGCTGGCCGGCGACGGTGGAGATGGCCATGGCCCGCTCGCCGAGCTCGAGCGAACCGGGTTGGCCGATGGTCGCGGTCGGGAGATCACCCCGCTCGACCTTCACCACCGCGATGTCGTTCTCGTGGTCGAGCCCCACCAGGGTGCCGTCCAGCACCTGGTGGTCACTGAAGGTCACCGTGATCGCGTCGGCGCCGTCGACCGCGTCGGCCGAGGTCAGCAGCACACCATCGGTGCGGATCACTACCCCGGTGCCGCCACGACTGCCGGCCGGGGAGCGAGTGTCGATCCGTGCCACGGCGGGAAGGACCTGCTCAGCCAGCGCGAGGTCGTCCGCACCGGGGTTCTTGGGGACGGGTAGGGCGATGGTCTCGACAGCCGGTGGGCTCGGGTGATCGTCGAAGGCCCCGGAGACCTCGAGCGCCGCCAGGGTGGCCGCCGCGCCGAGCAGGAAGGCCACCACGCCGACCAGCCAGGTACGGGTCGGGGCACGAGGCCGTTCCACGATGGTGATCGGCTGGCGGGCACCGGCCGGTCCCAGCTCCGATGGGTGGCGCCACAGCCGGTCCTCCGGGGGCAGTGGAGGCTGGAACCCGAGCGACTCGTCGGGCTCGTCGTCGTGCGCCATGAGGGCGAGGATAGTGACGCTCCCTCAGGCGCCGGCCGCGGCTCGACCGCCGCGATTGCGCAGGCGCCGGCTCCTCGACGAATCGAGTGCCGCGCGGTGCGGTCACTACCATGACCACCGTGGACGTGCCCCTCAGCCCCACCGGCGCGGTCGTGCCACCTGCCGATCGCGACGAGTGGATCGGCCTCACCACCCAGCCGTTGCCGGTCGGAGCGGCGACCGACTGGGCGGTGCTGCCACGGTGCGGGGCGGTCGTGCTGTTCAGTGGCACGGTGCGCGATCACGCACCCGGTCGCCACGACGTCACGGCCATCGACTACGAGGTGTACGAGGAGCACGCCGGTCCGAAGCTCGCGGCCATCGCTCGCGAGATGCGCGCCCGGTGGCCGGACGTCGGTCGGGTGGTGCTGCTGCACCGGGTCGGGCACGTGCCCGTCGGTGAGTCGTCGGTGGTCGTGGTCGTGTCCGCGCCGCACCGGCGTGAGGCGTTCGACGCCGCCAGGTTCGGGATCGACACCCTGAAGTCATCGGTGCCGATCTGGAAGCGTGAGATCTGGGAGGGCGGTTCCCGCTGGGGCGTCGATGCCCAGGACATCGAGCCGACCGGCGCCGCGCCGTCCGGCGGGGCCACGAGGGGAGGCGGTTAGCCATGGGCAACGCCGTTTTCCTGCTCGTGGCGATCGTCGTCAGCATCCTCGGGTCTCTCATCATCTGGTACCGGCAACGTCGGCCGAAGACCTTCATGTCGAGCATCGAGGAGTTCCAGCGGGAGATGAAGGCGCTCGGGCGCGATCCGGGTCGCGACTCGCCGCGGTGGCACACGTCGCGCTCCCGCCGGTACGCGTCCCGGCAGCCCCACGACGGCGAAAGGCACTGAAGCTGGCTCGCGATCTCGCCATCGACCTCGGGACTGCGAACACGCTCGTCTACGCGAGGGGTGAGGGAATCGTCTTGAACGAGCCCTCTGTCATCGCGCTCAACAGCCGCACGCAGGACGTGCTCGCGATGGGGCACGAGGCCTGGCAGATGATCGGACGCACACCGAGCTACATCGTCGCGGTCCGCCCGTTGCGTCAGGGTGCGATCACCGACTTCGACATCACCCAGCGCATGATCCGGCTGCTCCTCCAGCGGGTCGGGGTGAATCGGTGGAACCGCCCACGGGTCGTGATCTGCGTTCCCTCGGCCATCACCGCGGTGGAGCGCCGGGCGGTGATCGAGGCCGCCAAGCGGGCCGGCGCGTCCGAAGCCCACCTCATCGAGCAGCCGATGGCCGCGGCGATCGGCGCGGGGCTGCCGATCAACGAGCCCCTCGGCAACATGGTGGTCGACATCGGTGGCGGCACGTCCGAGGTGGCGTTGATCTCGTTGGGGGGCGTCGTGGCTCTGGAGGCCGTCCGGGTGGGCTCGTTCGACATCGACGCCGCCCTGCAGATCTACATCCGCCGCGAATACGGGATCGCAATCGGTGAGCGCACCGCCGAGGAGATCAAGGTGACGATCGGCTCCGCGTGGCCTACCGAGAACGAGTTCGCGGCCGAGGTGCGGGGCCGGGAGCTGATGAGCGGCCTGCCCAAGACCGTGATCCTCTCCGCGGAGGAGGTGCGAGAGGCCATCGATGAACCGGTCTCGGCGATGGTCGACACGGTCATCACCTGCCTCGGTCAGGCACCACCGGAGCTGGCGCAGGACCTGATCGAGCAGGGGATCCACCTGGTGGGGGGCGGTGGCATGCTCCGCGGACTCGACCTGCGCTTGGAGCAGGAGACCGACATCCCGGTCCACCTGGTCGACGCCCCTCTAGAGTGCGTGGTGCTCGGTGCCGGTCATTGCATCGAGGCATTCGACGATTTGAAGGTCATGTTCATGGACGAGAGGGTCTGATGGCAGCCGCGGACGCGCCCGCTCGGGCACTGCTCGAGGTCGGCGACGTGAGCGTCCGCTTCGGTGGTCTGGTCGCGCTTGACGGGCTCAGCTTCACCATCGACGAGGGGCAGATCTGTGCCCTGATCGGCCCCAACGGTGCGGGCAAGACCACGTTCTTCAACGTCGTCAGCCGCATATACCTGCCGACCGAGGGGTCCATCACCTTCGACGGTCACGATCTGCTGGCGGTCCCCCCGCACGACATCGCACGGCTCGGGGTCACTCGCACCTTCCAGAACCTCGCGCTCTTCCCGGGCCTGTCGGTGCTCGACAACGTGCGGGTGGGGGCGCACGCCCGGAGCACGGGCGGTCTCGGCACGAGCCCGTGGTACGTGATTCGGCGGAGGGAGGAGAAGCGCCTGCGGGACGAAGCCATGGCGATCCTGGAGCGGCTGGGTCTGGAAGCGATCGCCGGCCGTCCGCCGGTGGGCCTGCCCTATGGCACGCTCAAGCGCATCGAGCTGGCTCGTGCTCTGGCCTCTCGCCCGAGGCTCCTCATGCTGGACGAACCGGCGAGCGGCCTGACGCACCAGGAGGTGGCGGTGCTCGGCGAGCTCATCCAGACGCTCCGCGACGACTTCGGTCTCACGATCCTGCTCGTCGAGCACCACATGAACATGGTGATGAGCATCTCCGAGAAGATCGTGGTCATGGAGTTCGGTCGCAAGATCGCCGAGGGCCCCCCTGCGCAGGTCGCGCAGGACCAGCGGGTGATCGAGGCCTACCTGGGGACACCTGCGTGACCACCATGTTGCGGGTGAGTGGGCTGGTCGCCGGGTACGGGCCGGTGAGCGTGCTGCACGGCCTCGACTTCGAGCTCGCCGAGGGAGAGGTGGTGGTGATCCTCGGCGCCAACGGCGCAGGGAAGACCACCACCCTGCGGGCGCTGAGCGGGATGATCCAGGTGCAGGGCACTGTCGAGCTCGCTGGCGTGCCGATCGTCGGCAAGAAGGTCGAGGAGATCGTCCGGCTCGGCATGGCCCATGTGCCGCAGGGCCGGGGCACGATCGCGGACCTCACCGTGGAGGAGAACCTGCGGGCCGGGGCTTTCGTGCGCAAGGACCGGGAGGTCGACGCCGACATCGCGCGCTGGTACGAGACTTTTCCCCGCCTCGCGGAGCGCCGCGGTCAGGCCGCGGGGAGCATGAGCGGTGGCGAGCAGCAGATGCTGGCGATCGCTCGGGCGCTGATGTCCCGACCTCGGCTCCTGCTCCTCGACGAGCCTTCGCTGGGCCTGGCTCCGCTGGTCACGCGTGAGTTGTTCGAGCGCCTACGTGAGATCAACCGGGAAATGGGCACCACGATGCTCGTCGTGGAGCAGAACGCCAACCTGGCCTTGGAGATCGCATCGAGGGGTTACGTGCTCGAAGCCGGTCGCATCGCCACATCGGGCAGCTCGAGCGAGCTGATGAGCGACGAGGCCGTCCGCAAGGCCTACCTGGGGTACTGACCATGGACTACGCGCTGTTCTTCCAACGGTTGGTTGACGGCTTGGGTCAGGGGGCGATCTACGCGTCGTTGGCGCTGGCGCTCGTGCTGATCTACCGGGCGACCGGTCTGATCAACTTCGCCCAAGGTGAGATGGCGCTGTTCGCCACCTACGTCACCTGGATGTTCTGGGACCAGGGCTGGCCGGTCGTGGCCGCGATCGCCGCATCGATGGTGCTGTCGTTCGTGGGCGGCGCGGCGATCGAACGCCTCATCATCAGACCGGTAGGCGAGGTGCGTTCGCACGCCCTGCCGATCGTCATCGTCACCATCGGGCTCCTGCTCGCGCTCAACGAGCTCGCGGGTTGGATCTGGGGTTCTGAGGGCCGCACCTTCCCACGGATCTTCGGCACCGGTGCCTTCACCGTCGGCGACGTGGCGGTCACCTACCAGACCGTCGGCGTGCTCTGCGTGCTCGCGGTCGAGGTCTTCCTCCTCTTCCTGCTCTTCCAGCGCACGAAGCTGGGCCTGGCGATGCGGGCAGTGACGTCCAATGCCGAGTCCAGCCGGCTCGTCGGCATCCGGTTCGGTCGGGTGCTCATGTTTGGCTGGGGGCTGGCTGCGGCGGTCGGCGCTCTCGCGGGATCGTTGTACTCATCGCAGCTCGCCACCCTCGATCGGGCCATCATGCTGCAGCTCCTCGTGTACGCCTTCGCCTCGGCGACACTCGGGGGCTTCGACAGCCCGCTCGGAGCGGTGGTCGGGGGCCTGGTCGTAGGGGTGGTCACCGTGATGGCGGGCGGCTACGTGAGCTGGGTCGGCGACGACCTGAAGCTGGCGGCGGCGTTCGTGCTGATCCTGGTGGTGCTCCTGGTCAGGCCCCAAGGGCTGTTCGGACGGCCACAGGTGGAACGGGTATGAGGCGGGGCACGGGGTGGTGGATCGGGCGGGTCGTCGCCATCGCGACGCTCGGTGGGCTGCTGCTCTGGTTGCCCCAGTACTACCCGGCGTTCCGGGTGAACCAGTTCAACCTGGTGATCACCTACGCCATTGCTGCGCTGGGCTTGAACCTGCTGACCGGCTACAACGGGCAGATCTCGATTGGTCACGGCGCGTTCTTCGGGGTGGGCGCCTACACGGTGGTGATCCTGGTGGCCGATCACGGTTGGCCGCACTTCGGTGCCCTCGCGATGGCCATGGTGATCACGTTCGCGCTCGGTCTGGTGGTGGGGTTGCCCGCCCTGCGCATCCACGGGTTGTACCTGGC
It encodes:
- a CDS encoding molybdenum cofactor biosynthesis protein MoaE, translating into MDVPLSPTGAVVPPADRDEWIGLTTQPLPVGAATDWAVLPRCGAVVLFSGTVRDHAPGRHDVTAIDYEVYEEHAGPKLAAIAREMRARWPDVGRVVLLHRVGHVPVGESSVVVVVSAPHRREAFDAARFGIDTLKSSVPIWKREIWEGGSRWGVDAQDIEPTGAAPSGGATRGGG
- a CDS encoding MFS transporter — translated: MTALPGSAIPGSRDPRRPFATSPFARLARTHALGVAGDALFAIALAGSVFFALDFSAARYRVALYLLLTIAPFAVAAPLIGPALDRVRGGRRWVIVGSMVARAVLCFLVIRHLDSILFYPEAFLMLVLGKAYTISKSAVVPTTVRSDRELVEANSKLTVLSAIAVVVAVLPGGLLFKLGGPGWTLGLALIAFAAATAMALQLPPAKVALEPPGEIERMELRSAAIFLASVAMGAVRGIVGFLVFMLAFDFKNQGAPAWHLGLAAAAAQLGFFLGAVAAPRLRKLADEEQILAASLVVTSIGGLLCAFIGGVPAAALLPMIVGAASSAAKQAFDAIIQRDAPDANRGRSFARFETRFQLYWVIGALVPIVIPIPARLGFVLVGLAAGGAVVWYVVGLWRVRHGHVSPRRRGVPPSRGRAPSTPGEVPDDRTRAGERRGRPWKRTPPDQPPSWEPPPGFVSRRLDDPDVEEPARLGAGVAAEGARPSTSAPGLPGTDQGPSMVQPPLPLDEAFDYPEPPWREPEERPAPSKD
- the phoU gene encoding phosphate signaling complex protein PhoU → MQEQRKTFHQELDAIRDDIVKLAALVTEFIPRGTEVLLNNDLQGAQQLIEDDDILDELAVDIEDRCYHILALKQPMASDLRSIVTAIRLASELERSGDLMVNVAKGARRIYGAQFDPKLRGLIERMSEEAQRLFRLAIDAYVEHNAGLAAALDDMDDQLDALHKDYIQAIFESHHTGSIDLEAAVQLALIGRYYERIGDHAVNIGTRVQYMVTGWLPEHGGAARAKARAAARQALGSDEVAEADGDGP
- a CDS encoding zinc-dependent metalloprotease — protein: MSGSRDDSPFGSGDPFRGLPIFGDLARLFQQQGPVAWEAARQLAVSIATGGEPEPNVDPIDRISIEQLARVAELHVADATGLPTSVTGTGLAIVPVTRAQWALRTLEAYRPLFEELAGSLDHEHHEPATDPIETGDPMAWMAPLMQMIGPMMLGMTAGSMVGHLARRAFGQYELPIPRPASDELMVVPANLDAFGDAWSLQRDDLRLWVCLSEVAHHAVLGVRHVRSRLEELLHQYLSGFEGSEGGIEERLGGLELSDPSQLGELQALFSDPEVLLGAIQSPAQRAMLPQLEALLAAIVGYVDHVMDEVGAKLIADYHRLTEALRRHRVEARPSDRFVERLFGLELTQAQYERGERFVEGVLERAGPSGLARLWESERTLPTPAEIDAPGLWLARIELPDAN
- a CDS encoding NAD-dependent epimerase/dehydratase family protein — encoded protein: MTAPVSVLDPPTMPTVILGGGSVIGQRLLSRLSAGSVDLRTMRDGAVDEAAFAGAGTLIVLGAGRGPDLDGRGGAEFDLATVRAALGAATKAGVRQVVVLSSAMMYGAWPDNPVPLTEDAPLRPDPRLPAVTSMAELERLAASWRDDNPGVSVAILRPVVMVSAETATWFRRSLWRSGGLQVGDADPPRQFVHVEDVVTALEVAWRGRLDGPFNVAPDGWLTAEVWHDLGGSTPRLRLPAGAVRWLRRVGLRAGLGDAPPELLSYAVHPWVVANDRLRAAGWKPAFTNEEAYIAADRAGPLRSMSPRTRQELSLAGAGLVLAGTVLGLGWLLRQRHRRR
- a CDS encoding response regulator transcription factor; the encoded protein is MGRATSVLLVEDEDSFVEALTIGLSREGFEVSVARDGAEALDMFDDLKPDLVLLDVMLPKVSGVDVCRELRSRSDVPIIMVTAKGAEIDTVVGLEVGADDYVSKPYRLRELVARMRAVLRRRSGVDLPRLLPGEEGEDVVSVGDVTVDHLRHEVTVRGQEVRLPLKEFELLSLLLENAGRVLTRDVLIDRVWGTDYVGDTKTLDVHIKRLRSKIEEDPAHPVRIVTIRGLGYKYEAPRS
- a CDS encoding sensor histidine kinase, with translation MTAFVFGCLAGLLTGATLTWLLVAKGRERRMSVALEAAIDRLAGGPPSAPAERGLPGAMGRLNRAVEEALAVLDEAADLQSTLERALDAIPQGVVIADETGGLVFQNEVASAFAGARHADALVQAAVDELVAEAMAGRGGNRVLDLFGPPRRTLAIEAVPLPSMRGIGALAVIEDISERRRLEAVRRDFVANISHELKTPVGALGLLAETLLSEEDPAVRQRLAERIQTEALRVGRTIEDLLELSRIESSELPHRHPVPVHLVLAEAVERIRPAAEQAGIGIHVEEPSHRLAVLGDRRQLVSALYNLLDNAVKYSDRGSTVEVWAGTDGIDVEIAVRDHGIGIPAGDLERVFERFYRVDHARSRQTGGTGLGLAIVRHVVNNHAGSVHVESRLGEGSTFTLRLPTASGPVALDPPRDGADDRAEVG
- a CDS encoding S1C family serine protease, encoding MAHDDEPDESLGFQPPLPPEDRLWRHPSELGPAGARQPITIVERPRAPTRTWLVGVVAFLLGAAATLAALEVSGAFDDHPSPPAVETIALPVPKNPGADDLALAEQVLPAVARIDTRSPAGSRGGTGVVIRTDGVLLTSADAVDGADAITVTFSDHQVLDGTLVGLDHENDIAVVKVERGDLPTATIGQPGSLELGERAMAISTVAGQPGSPLVGVGLVSGLGERVDLPGGDSMHGMIRANLRIPEEATGAPLIDESGAVVGVVTKRGASGSGGKVDGENRSGGSTDRGQRLEVRFATPIDWAKRLSDEILLTGRVSPVWLGIEGTDLTDSEIDALGRGGVKVARVSDGSPASQAGLAPGDVVTRIDDRPITTISELIVEVRSHHAGDTVRLAFLRGGEQDVTLVTLTTKSP